One region of Deinococcus seoulensis genomic DNA includes:
- the queF gene encoding preQ(1) synthase codes for MTNTVNTPATAGADCGPQNPGFDRRYDVQGLDAIDVAVLGTFPHIREDDPVRYPGEPMQIEIVTDEFSPVCPWSGLPDFGRLEIRYLPRESCVELKSLKYYLTSYRFVGIYHEHATRRVLADLVNLLNPLSMEIRCDYGMRGGLNTICTVRYVAPDHQPKGA; via the coding sequence ATGACGAACACTGTGAACACGCCGGCCACCGCCGGGGCCGACTGCGGCCCCCAGAACCCCGGGTTCGACCGCCGCTACGACGTGCAGGGCCTGGACGCGATTGACGTGGCGGTGCTGGGCACCTTCCCGCACATCCGCGAGGACGACCCGGTGCGGTACCCGGGCGAGCCGATGCAGATCGAGATCGTGACGGACGAGTTCAGTCCGGTGTGCCCCTGGAGTGGCCTGCCGGATTTCGGGCGGCTGGAGATCCGGTACCTGCCGCGCGAATCCTGCGTGGAACTCAAGAGCCTGAAGTACTACCTGACCAGCTACCGCTTTGTGGGTATCTACCACGAGCACGCGACGCGGCGGGTGCTGGCGGATCTGGTGAACCTGCTGAACCCCCTGAGCATGGAGATCCGCTGCGATTACGGCATGCGCGGGGGCCTGAACACGATCTGCACCGTGCGGTACGTCGCGCCTGACCATCAGCCCAAGGGGGCGTAA